The Methylomusa anaerophila genome has a segment encoding these proteins:
- a CDS encoding cyclodeaminase/cyclohydrolase family protein, with amino-acid sequence MLTELTVKDFIEELAADSPAPGGGSVSALAGSMAAGLLNMVLNLTVGREKFAAAEGELMPLKAETEKLYKRLTELINIDTDAFNGVMAALKLPKKTEEQKQTRAAEIQLAYKQAADIPLEVAGHCLSVLKICPAILAKGNPNSLSDAGVAVQMAYAGLQGAIMNVKINISSIQDTEYASAAAARVTVMLNEGEALRQQAMAIV; translated from the coding sequence GTGCTTACAGAACTGACAGTGAAAGATTTTATTGAGGAACTGGCCGCCGATTCGCCGGCTCCGGGCGGCGGCAGCGTTTCGGCATTAGCTGGATCAATGGCGGCCGGATTATTAAACATGGTTTTGAATCTAACCGTGGGCCGGGAAAAATTCGCCGCCGCGGAAGGGGAACTAATGCCGCTTAAGGCTGAAACCGAAAAACTTTACAAGCGTCTCACGGAACTTATTAATATTGATACAGATGCTTTCAATGGCGTAATGGCGGCTCTTAAATTGCCGAAAAAGACGGAAGAACAGAAACAGACGCGTGCGGCTGAAATACAGCTTGCCTATAAACAAGCGGCCGATATTCCGCTGGAAGTAGCCGGTCACTGTTTGTCCGTTTTAAAAATATGCCCGGCAATTTTGGCGAAAGGCAACCCTAATTCACTTTCCGACGCGGGAGTTGCCGTACAAATGGCCTATGCCGGTCTGCAGGGAGCTATAATGAATGTTAAAATTAATATTAGCTCAATCCAGGACACTGAATATGCCAGCGCTGCGGCAGCGAGGGTTACTGTCATGCTGAATGAAGGCGAAGCCTTGCGGCAGCAAGCAATGGCTATTGTGTAG